In Chiroxiphia lanceolata isolate bChiLan1 chromosome 2, bChiLan1.pri, whole genome shotgun sequence, a single genomic region encodes these proteins:
- the PTMS gene encoding parathymosin, with protein sequence MSEKRVEETPAELSAKERKEKKEKLEEKAVHKEKKKEIVEDEENGADEDDEENPDDVDEEEGGDEDEEGDENGQEQDGHAEKRSAEEEEDEADPKRQKTENGSSA encoded by the exons ATGTCGGAAAAACGCGTCGAGGAGACACCGGCGGAGCTGAGCGCTAAG gaaaggaaagaaaagaaggaaaaactcgAGGAAAAAGCAGtccacaaagaaaagaagaaggagatAGTAGAG GATGAGGAAAACGGAGCTGATGAGGATGACGAAGAAAATCCTGATGATGTGGATGAAGAAGAAGGTGGTGATGAGGATGAAG AAGGAGATGAGAATGGGCAAGAGCAGGATGGTCACGCAGAAAAACGatctgcagaggaggaagag GATGAAGCGGATCCAAAgagacagaagacagaaaacgGCTCTTCAGCTTGA
- the MLF2 gene encoding myeloid leukemia factor 2: MFRLMRDGEPEDPMFAMDPFAIHRQHMNRMLSGSFGFGPLLGITDGTTPGARQAGRRMQAGAISPFGMLGMAGGFIDMFGMMNDMIGNMEHMTSGANCQTFTSSTVISYSNLGDGPKVYQETSEMRSHPVGKEEAARFAGGGGGLCLVASIRETRRTVRDSDSGLEQMSIGHHIRERAHIMQRSRNHRTGDQEERQDYINMDESDAAAFDDEWRRETSRFRPQRGLDYRRHEGGGGRRAEGTRLAIQGPEDSPSRQSRRYDW; the protein is encoded by the exons ATGTTCCGGCTGATGAGGGATGGCGAGCCGGAGGACCCTATGTTTGCCAT GGATCCTTTTGCCATCCATCGGCAGCACATGAACCGCATGCTCTCTGGAAGTTTCGGGTTTGGCCCACTCCTTGGCATCACTGATGGGACCACACCAGGGGCTCGCCAGGCTGGCCGCAGGATGCAG gcaggagctATTTCACCCTTTGGGATGCTCGGCATG GCAGGTGGCTTTATAGATATGTTTGGGATGATGAATGACATGATTGGAAACATG GAGCATATGACAAGTGGTGCTAACTGCCAGACATTTACCTCCTCAACTGTCATCTCCTATTCCAACCTGGGTGATGGGCCCAAAGTCTATCAGGAGACCTCGGAGATGCGTTCGCACCCGGTGGGTAAGGAGGAGGCTGCTCGCtttgctgggggggggggtgggctTTGTTTGGTGGCTTCT ATCCGTGAGACTAGACGAACTGTAAGGGACTCGGACAGTGGCCTGGAACAAATGTCGATTGGACACCACATCAGGGAGAGGGCCCACATCATGCAGCGGTCCCGGAACCATCGCACGGGTGAccaggaggagaggcaggactACATCAACATGGATGAAA GTGATGCAGCCGCATTTGACGATGAGTGGAGGCGAGAGACATCCCGCTTCCGGCCGCAGCGGGGGCTGGATTACCGGCGTCATGAAGGCGGCGGTGGCCGTCGGGCTGAAGGGACTCGTCTCGCGATCCAGGGCCCTGAGGATTCTCCCTCCAGACAGTCCCGTCGGTATGACTGGTGA